From a single Micromonospora carbonacea genomic region:
- a CDS encoding STM4014 family protein yields the protein MRLTVVGNPDNRRVGLFTAAVLAAGLPRPAVLPWADVLTGAAPPPAGALVRVDSPGEDPHVDRLLRRAATPARHGELLGLADAYAGLVDGLARVAAGGAELLNDPGDVAALCDKRRCHARLSAAGVAVPAALPGVDGYASLRAAMADAGWARVFVKPAHGSSAAGVLALAVGPRGVRAVTPIEVAPDGLFNSLRVRAYDDEATVAALVDRLAGEGLHVERWLPKVGLSDRVVDVRVVVVAGRPTHAVVRAATGPLTNLHLGNARGDLAELRAAAGPAAWAAAMETCVRAAACFPRSLHVGVDLMFLLGWRRHAVAEVNAFGDLLPGVLADGRDTYAEQVHALTSGRWERWRATATATAATATGRAAEVVACAT from the coding sequence ATGCGCCTGACCGTCGTCGGCAACCCCGACAACCGCCGCGTCGGCCTGTTCACCGCCGCCGTGCTCGCCGCCGGGCTGCCCCGCCCGGCGGTGCTGCCCTGGGCCGACGTGCTCACCGGGGCGGCCCCGCCGCCGGCCGGCGCGCTGGTGCGCGTCGACTCCCCCGGCGAGGACCCGCACGTGGACCGGCTGCTGCGACGGGCGGCCACCCCGGCGCGGCACGGTGAGCTGCTCGGCCTCGCCGACGCGTACGCCGGGTTGGTCGACGGCCTGGCCCGGGTCGCCGCCGGCGGCGCGGAGCTGCTCAACGACCCCGGCGACGTGGCGGCGCTGTGCGACAAGCGTCGCTGCCACGCGCGGCTGTCCGCCGCCGGGGTCGCGGTCCCGGCGGCGCTGCCCGGGGTCGACGGGTACGCGTCCCTGCGGGCCGCGATGGCCGACGCCGGGTGGGCGCGGGTATTCGTCAAGCCCGCGCACGGCTCGTCGGCGGCCGGGGTGCTGGCCCTGGCCGTCGGCCCGCGTGGCGTGCGGGCGGTCACCCCGATCGAGGTCGCCCCCGACGGGCTGTTCAACTCGCTGCGGGTGCGCGCCTACGACGACGAGGCGACCGTCGCCGCGCTGGTCGACCGGCTCGCCGGCGAGGGGCTGCACGTGGAGCGGTGGCTGCCCAAGGTGGGGCTCAGCGACCGGGTCGTCGACGTGCGGGTGGTGGTGGTCGCCGGGCGGCCCACCCACGCGGTCGTGCGGGCCGCCACCGGGCCGCTGACCAACCTGCACCTGGGCAACGCGCGCGGCGACCTGGCCGAGCTGCGGGCCGCCGCCGGCCCGGCGGCGTGGGCGGCGGCGATGGAGACCTGCGTACGGGCCGCCGCGTGCTTCCCGCGCAGCCTGCACGTCGGAGTGGACCTGATGTTCCTGCTCGGCTGGCGGCGGCACGCGGTGGCGGAGGTCAACGCGTTCGGGGACCTGCTGCCGGGGGTGCTGGCCGACGGCCGGGACACCTACGCCGAGCAGGTGCACGCGCTGACCAGCGGCCGGTGGGAACGCTGGCGGGCCACCGCCACCGCCACGGCAGCGACGGCCACCGGCCGGGCGGCGGAGGTGGTCGCGTGCGCGACCTGA